In Populus alba chromosome 9, ASM523922v2, whole genome shotgun sequence, a genomic segment contains:
- the LOC118058929 gene encoding protein CASPARIAN STRIP INTEGRITY FACTOR 1-like codes for MGLMLLKKISLLFLLISASFLSTSFAGRLSKSVNKLAEEVEVSAATYEEISGKPSHNNEATTIHERLLRANTKDYGNYNPAPALVRPPFKLIPN; via the exons ATGGGTCTCATGCTTCTCAAGAAGATTAGCCTTCTCTTCCTCCTTATTTCAGCATCATTTCTATCAACTTCCTTTGCAG GTCGACTGTCCAAGTCTGTGAACAAGTTGGCGGAGGAAGTGGAGGTCAGTGCCGCCACTTACGAG GAGATATCAGGCAAGCCATCGCACAACAACGAAGCGACAACTATCCATGAAAGGCTTCTGAGAGCTAATACCAAAGACTATGGAAACTACAATCCAGCTCCAGCTCTAGTTAGGCCTCCTTTCAAGCTCATACCAAACTGA